The Flavobacterium jumunjinense genome includes a region encoding these proteins:
- the murG gene encoding undecaprenyldiphospho-muramoylpentapeptide beta-N-acetylglucosaminyltransferase, with product MEKKLKFIISGGGTGGHIYPAIAIANELKSRHADAEFLFVGAKDKMEMQKVPQAGYKIKGLWIAGIQRKITVQNLMFPFKLFSSLWTSFFILKQFKPDVVIGTGGFASGAVLKVASLLGIPTVIQEQNSFPGITNKLLAKKASVICVAYEGLEKYFPKKKMIVTGNPVRQDLLDIDDKRIKGLTYFELDSTKRTLLVLGGSLGARRINQLIAKEIDFLLELGVQIVWQCGKLYYDEYNHFNTKANVHVFAFIDKMDYAYGAADVIVSRSGASSVSELCIVGKPTLFIPSPNVSEDHQTKNAQAILDKKGALMLKESQLEDEFRNVFADLISNDEKQEKLSKRIHKLALPYATKEIVNQIENIIYR from the coding sequence ATGGAGAAGAAGTTGAAGTTTATTATTAGTGGTGGTGGAACGGGAGGGCACATTTATCCAGCTATAGCAATTGCAAACGAATTAAAATCGCGTCATGCAGATGCAGAATTTCTTTTTGTAGGAGCAAAGGATAAAATGGAAATGCAAAAAGTTCCTCAAGCGGGCTATAAAATAAAAGGATTGTGGATTGCTGGAATTCAAAGGAAAATAACAGTTCAAAATTTAATGTTTCCATTCAAACTATTTTCAAGCTTATGGACGTCTTTTTTTATATTAAAACAATTTAAGCCAGATGTAGTAATTGGAACAGGTGGTTTTGCAAGTGGTGCAGTTCTGAAAGTCGCTTCATTATTAGGAATACCAACAGTAATTCAAGAGCAAAATTCTTTTCCAGGAATAACAAATAAATTATTAGCAAAAAAAGCAAGTGTAATTTGTGTTGCTTATGAAGGTTTGGAAAAATATTTTCCAAAAAAGAAAATGATAGTAACAGGAAATCCTGTACGTCAAGATCTTTTGGATATAGATGATAAAAGAATAAAAGGATTGACTTATTTTGAATTAGATAGTACAAAGCGAACATTATTAGTTCTTGGAGGAAGTCTTGGTGCAAGAAGAATTAATCAGTTAATTGCTAAAGAAATAGATTTTTTATTAGAGTTAGGTGTTCAGATTGTTTGGCAATGTGGAAAGTTGTATTATGATGAATACAACCATTTTAACACTAAAGCGAATGTTCATGTTTTTGCTTTCATAGATAAAATGGATTATGCTTACGGTGCTGCAGATGTAATCGTTTCGCGCTCAGGAGCATCATCAGTTTCAGAATTATGTATTGTTGGTAAACCAACGCTTTTTATACCTTCTCCAAATGTGTCGGAAGATCATCAGACTAAAAATGCACAAGCTATTTTAGATAAAAAAGGAGCGTTAATGTTAAAGGAAAGTCAATTGGAAGATGAGTTTAGAAATGTTTTTGCAGATTTAATTTCTAATGATGAAAAGCAAGAAAAACTGAGTAAAAGAATACATAAATTGGCACTTCCATATGCAACAAAAGAGATAGTAAATCAAATAGAAAATATAATATACAGATAA
- the murC gene encoding UDP-N-acetylmuramate--L-alanine ligase gives MNLGQIHNVYFIGIGGIGMSALARYFMNIGKNVAGYDKTRTQLTSELEALGMEIHFEDDVALIKKEYLNKENTLVVITPAVPKDHKEWNYFLENDFTVKKRAEVLGLITKGTFCFAVAGTHGKTTTSSILGHILYQNGVDVTAFLGGIVENYNSNLIGSGKTVTVVEADEFDRSFLHLHPNLACITSMDADHLDIYGDASAIEESFREFASKVISTNLFVASGLPLEGNTIGVNKEANYTAQNIRIENGFYVFDINANHEIVKDVKFALPGHHNLSNALIAFAMAKSYGLENEAIKGALVTFKGVRRRFSFQIREEKLVYIDDYAHHPTEINAVHQAVRELYPNKKIFAVFQPHLFSRTKDFIDGFAESLSKFDEVALLDIYPARELPIEGVTSSWLLSKINNPNKRLVEKENVIETFKNSNADVYVTIGAGDIGEMVKSIKETLYEKI, from the coding sequence ATGAACTTAGGTCAAATTCATAATGTCTATTTTATAGGAATCGGAGGAATCGGAATGAGTGCTTTGGCACGCTATTTTATGAATATTGGCAAAAATGTTGCAGGGTACGATAAAACAAGAACGCAACTAACATCAGAACTTGAAGCTTTAGGAATGGAGATTCATTTTGAAGATGATGTTGCATTGATTAAAAAAGAATATTTAAATAAAGAAAATACATTAGTTGTAATCACACCAGCAGTACCTAAAGATCATAAAGAATGGAATTATTTTCTAGAGAATGATTTTACAGTAAAGAAAAGAGCAGAAGTTCTTGGGTTAATCACAAAGGGAACATTCTGTTTTGCGGTAGCAGGAACGCATGGAAAGACAACGACATCGAGTATTTTAGGACATATTCTGTATCAAAATGGAGTAGATGTAACCGCTTTTTTAGGTGGAATTGTAGAAAACTATAATTCTAATTTAATTGGAAGTGGTAAAACAGTAACCGTTGTTGAAGCAGACGAATTTGATAGATCCTTTCTTCATTTGCATCCTAATTTGGCTTGTATAACTTCAATGGATGCAGATCATTTGGATATTTATGGAGATGCATCTGCTATAGAAGAATCCTTTAGAGAATTCGCAAGCAAGGTAATATCAACGAATTTATTTGTTGCTAGCGGATTGCCATTAGAAGGAAATACAATAGGTGTAAATAAAGAAGCGAATTATACAGCTCAAAATATCAGAATAGAAAACGGGTTTTATGTTTTTGATATTAATGCGAATCATGAAATTGTAAAAGATGTTAAATTTGCTTTACCAGGACATCATAATTTATCAAATGCCCTAATTGCTTTTGCAATGGCAAAAAGTTATGGATTAGAAAATGAAGCCATAAAAGGCGCTTTGGTAACGTTTAAAGGAGTAAGAAGACGTTTTTCTTTCCAAATTAGAGAAGAAAAATTAGTATATATAGATGATTATGCACATCATCCAACAGAAATTAATGCAGTGCATCAAGCAGTAAGAGAATTGTATCCAAATAAGAAGATATTTGCGGTTTTTCAACCTCATTTGTTTTCAAGAACAAAAGATTTTATTGATGGGTTTGCAGAAAGTTTATCGAAGTTTGATGAGGTCGCTTTGTTAGATATTTATCCTGCTAGAGAATTACCAATTGAAGGAGTAACATCGAGTTGGTTGTTGAGTAAAATAAATAACCCAAATAAACGTTTAGTAGAAAAGGAAAATGTAATAGAAACCTTTAAAAATTCAAATGCTGATGTTTATGTAACAATTGGAGCTGGAGATATTGGGGAAATGGTAAAAAGTATAAAAGAAACATTGTATGAAAAGATTTAA
- a CDS encoding cell division protein FtsQ/DivIB — MKRFKWQNIRIVLIVLLMVFLYSFSSKRNNNRILKGVNISFVDDQEDMLITNEMVNNFLTQKLGGTLSIEKDKVDLQTLEIALTGHDMIEKAEVFSTIDGFLNAQIKQKTPIVRYTSGNTMCYLDNKGNKMPLSESFSARVPLVTGTFDDKDKDGYVLLFNEIYNDDFLKKNITGAKISPAGNVILSSRNYNYKIIFGKPVYVEKKLENYKAFFYHAVKDTLITHYKEVNVMFTEQVVCKK, encoded by the coding sequence ATGAAAAGATTTAAATGGCAAAATATTCGGATAGTACTTATAGTGCTCTTGATGGTATTTTTGTATTCATTTTCATCAAAACGCAATAACAATAGGATATTAAAAGGAGTAAATATTTCATTTGTAGACGATCAGGAGGATATGTTAATAACTAATGAAATGGTTAATAACTTTTTGACACAAAAATTGGGAGGTACTTTATCAATTGAAAAAGATAAAGTAGATTTGCAGACATTAGAGATTGCTTTAACCGGCCATGATATGATTGAAAAAGCAGAAGTTTTTTCAACAATAGATGGTTTTCTCAATGCGCAAATAAAACAAAAGACCCCAATTGTACGATATACTTCAGGAAACACGATGTGTTATCTTGATAATAAAGGGAATAAAATGCCTTTATCCGAAAGCTTTTCTGCAAGAGTTCCGCTAGTAACTGGAACTTTTGATGATAAAGATAAGGATGGGTATGTTTTGTTGTTTAATGAAATTTATAATGACGATTTTTTGAAAAAAAACATAACAGGAGCAAAAATATCACCTGCTGGAAATGTTATTTTATCAAGTAGAAATTATAATTATAAAATAATTTTTGGAAAACCAGTTTATGTAGAAAAAAAGCTAGAAAATTATAAAGCCTTTTTTTATCATGCTGTCAAAGACACATTAATAACGCATTATAAAGAGGTAAACGTAATGTTTACAGAACAAGTAGTTTGTAAGAAATAG
- the ftsA gene encoding cell division protein FtsA: protein MNKDNIAVGLDIGTTKIVVMIGKKNEYGKLEILGTGKSKSLGVHRGVVNNITQTIQSIQQAILEAESDSGYKINDVVVGIAGQHIRSIQHSDYISRSNADEVIDEEDIDALIGQVHKLAMLPGEEIIHVLPQEFKVDGQAEIKEPIGMYGGRLESSFHVVVGQAASIRNLGRCVKSAGLELSGLTLEPLASADAVLSQEEKEAGVALIDIGGGTTDLAIFKDGIIRHTAVIPFGGNVITEDIKEGCSIIEKQAELLKVRFGSAWPGENKDNEIVSIPGLRGREPKEISLKNLSKIIHARVVEIIEQVYSEIKLYGHEDPKRKLIAGIVLTGGGAQLQHIKQLVEYITGMDTRIGYPNEHLAGNSSEELSSPLYATAVGLVMNSIRNNTKSAIPLVEMKKEEQVIARETVNEEKIEEEKVVEKRQPESTESRIKKSFFDKYIDKIKEFLDNAE from the coding sequence ATGAACAAAGATAATATTGCAGTAGGGTTAGACATCGGAACTACAAAGATTGTAGTAATGATAGGTAAAAAGAATGAATACGGAAAACTAGAAATCCTAGGAACAGGAAAATCTAAGAGTCTCGGTGTTCATAGAGGTGTCGTGAACAATATTACGCAAACAATTCAATCTATTCAACAAGCTATTTTAGAAGCAGAAAGTGATTCTGGATATAAAATAAATGATGTAGTAGTAGGTATTGCAGGACAACATATTCGTAGTATACAACATAGTGACTATATCAGTCGTTCTAATGCAGATGAAGTAATAGATGAAGAAGATATTGATGCATTAATAGGACAAGTGCATAAATTAGCAATGTTGCCAGGAGAAGAAATTATTCATGTTTTGCCACAAGAGTTTAAAGTAGATGGTCAAGCAGAAATAAAAGAACCAATTGGAATGTATGGAGGACGATTAGAATCAAGTTTCCACGTTGTAGTTGGGCAAGCAGCATCAATTAGAAATTTAGGTCGTTGTGTTAAAAGTGCAGGATTAGAATTGTCCGGACTAACCTTAGAACCATTAGCTTCTGCCGATGCGGTTTTAAGTCAAGAAGAAAAAGAAGCAGGGGTTGCATTAATAGATATAGGTGGTGGAACTACCGATTTAGCCATCTTTAAAGATGGTATTATTCGTCATACTGCAGTAATACCATTCGGAGGAAATGTAATAACCGAAGACATAAAAGAAGGTTGTTCTATTATTGAAAAACAAGCCGAATTATTAAAAGTACGTTTTGGTTCAGCTTGGCCAGGAGAAAATAAAGATAATGAAATTGTTTCTATTCCAGGATTAAGAGGAAGAGAACCAAAAGAAATATCATTGAAAAACTTGTCTAAAATTATTCATGCAAGAGTAGTAGAAATTATAGAACAAGTATATTCAGAAATTAAATTATACGGTCACGAAGACCCAAAAAGAAAATTAATTGCAGGAATAGTTCTAACAGGAGGAGGAGCACAATTGCAACATATTAAGCAATTAGTAGAATACATAACAGGAATGGATACCAGAATAGGATATCCAAACGAACATTTAGCAGGGAATTCAAGCGAAGAACTATCAAGTCCATTATACGCAACAGCAGTTGGACTAGTAATGAATAGTATTCGTAACAATACTAAGAGTGCAATACCTTTGGTAGAAATGAAAAAAGAAGAGCAAGTAATAGCTCGTGAAACTGTTAATGAAGAAAAAATTGAAGAAGAGAAGGTAGTCGAAAAACGACAACCAGAATCGACAGAGAGCAGAATCAAAAAGTCATTTTTTGATAAGTATATAGATAAGATTAAAGAATTTTTAGATAACGCAGAATAA